A stretch of Acropora palmata chromosome 9, jaAcrPala1.3, whole genome shotgun sequence DNA encodes these proteins:
- the LOC141891958 gene encoding DNA repair protein XRCC1-like: MPLIRPRHVLSFSSEDVAQPAQNMLKSETYRKWRCATGGEKQASVILELERATQIHSIHIGNNGSALVEVLVGRSSWSADEHYQVLLVASSFMSPSESKSFTNTNRVRIFGPDKLSKPVAAQKWDRIKLVCTQPFNKNEQYGLSFVNLHSPPEDLDGDPEEAVASPSLPASSKRLGRFTLNDDSDSEEKKRMSSGSLFFKKFEKKSSPPALSMAAEVRAASIATGSSDDKKVGTASIVRDVRQSGAKERQPVARGGQTPVRDRSTVIKSKVDNADVKASAKCGENEAKRRSSEGSKRKFEDSPKETKSKGRSPPPTKRKRGSPSRNDGGSVPLHEIMKGVVFVLSGFVNPERGNLRDKALQMGAQYKQDWNRECTHLVCAFANTPKFNQVKGKGKIVTKKWIFDSFAKSKRLSTRHYHLPGDSSSSAESSNEEEVQRKRTSIAQDATTSNKNHTRTENENPSPEREKRPIGNTDQIPAPDTKREEPQKSTEIDDIYGGSTDEEDFGKGSPTAKKNEVIDLSSLPDTSPSDPDTEDELRRVQNKRGQPDRGDDDDIFGGQTEGEEEEARKKESADDVSSGSDGELPLLPDFFSHKHFLLYGEIGAKTRRLLIRYITAYNGTLEEYMSDSVEFVITNEDWDQNFDEALKENASLAFVRPKWIIVCHEKGALVPCQPYIVAPS; this comes from the exons ATGCCACTTATTCGACCAAGACATGTCTTGTCCTTTAGTAGTGAAGATGTG GCCCAACCAGCTCAAAATATGCTGAAATCAGAAACCTACAGGAAATGGAGATGTGCAACCGGTGGAGAAAAACAGGCCTCTGTTATATTAGAG cTTGAGAGAGCAACCCAGATCCACTCAATTCACATTG GAAACAATGGCTCTGCTCTTGTGGAAGTGTTGGTTGGTCGATCATCTTGGAGTGCTGATGAACATTATCAg GTCCTTCTTGTGGCATCATCTTTTATGAGCCCATCTGAGAGCAAATCTTTTACCAACACCAACAGGGTCAGAATATTTG GTCCTGACAAACTGTCCAAGCCAGTAGCAGCGCAAAAGTGGGATCGAATCAAACTTGTCTGCACTCAGCCATTTAACAAG AATGAACAATATGGTCTGTCATTTGTAAACCTTCATTCCCCTCCAGAGGATTTGGATGGTGACCCAGAGGAAGCTGTTGCAAGTCCTTCCTTACCA GCTTCTTCAAAGAGACTTGGCCGATTTACTTTGAATGATGACAGTGACAGtgaagagaagaaaagaatGTCTTCTGGAAGTCTGTTCTtcaaaaagtttgaaaagaaatcttCACCTCCTGCTCTGTCTATGGCTGCCGAAGTTCGAGCAGCCTCCATCGCCACTGGCTCATCAGATGACAAAAAAGTAGGTACTGCCAGCATTGTACGTGATGTGCGACAATCAGGAGCCAAGGAGAGACAGCCAGTGGCGAGAGGTGGGCAGACACCTGTTCGAGACAGAAGCACTGTGATTAAAAGTAAAGTTGATAATGCTGACGTGAAAGCTTCTGCGAAATGtggtgaaaatgaggcaaagagaaGATCAAGTGAG GGTTCAAAACGAAAGTTTGAAGATTCACCAAAGGAAACTAAAAGTAAGGGGAGATCACCTCCaccaacaaaaagaaagcgaG GGTCACCAAGTCGTAATGATGGTGGTTCAGTCCCATTGCATGAAATTATG AAAGGCGTGGTCTTTGTTCTGAGTGGATTTGTGAATCCTGAGCGAGGCAATCTCCGCGATAAAGCCTTACAAATGGGAGCGCAGTACAAACAAGACTGGAACAGAGAATGCACCCATCTAGT ttgcgCATTCGCGAATACACCGAAGTTCAATCAAGTGAAAG GTAAAGGAAAAATCGTCACCAAGAAATGGATCTTTGACTCTTTTGCGAAGAGTAAACGCTTGTCTACTCGGCA CTACCATTTACCAGGTGATAGCAGTTCATCTGCAGAAAGCAGCAACGAGGAAGAAGTTCAGCGAAAGAGAACATCAATAGCGCAAGATGCCACCACAAGCAACAAAAACCACACCAGAACTGAAAACGAG AATCCCTCCCCAGAAAGAGAGAAACGTCCTATCGGAAACACCGATCAAATTCCAGCTCCTGATACAAAGAGAG AAGAACCACAGAAGTCCACCGAAATAGACGATATATATGGCGGCTCAACGGACGAAGAGGACTTTGGAAAAGGTTCACCTACAGCTAAGAAAAACGAGGTGATTGATCTGTCGAGTCTACCGGATACTTCACCCAGTGACCCGGACACAGAGGATGAATTAAGGAG AGTTCAAAATAAACGAGGCCAACCTGACAGAGGTGATGACGATGATATCTTTGGGGGCCAAACTGAAGGCGAAGAAGAAGAGGCCAGAAAGAAGG AATCCGCTGACGATGTCTCTTCAGGCTCAGATGGGGAACTTCCCTTGTTACCAGACTTCTTTTCCCACAAACACTTTCTGTTGTACGGTGAAATTGGCGCCAAAACAAGGAGGCTTCTGATAAGATACATCACGGCCTATAATGG aACTCTCGAGGAGTACATGAGCGACAGTGTTGAGTTTGTCATAACAAACGAAGACTGGGACCAAAACTTTGATGAG GCTCTCAAAGAAAACGCTTCCCTAGCTTTCGTGCGACCCAAGTGGATCATAGTCTGCCACGAGAAAGGTGCTCTTGTTCCATGTCAGCCGTACATTGTAGCGCCTTCTTAG